The following are encoded together in the Oceanobacillus zhaokaii genome:
- a CDS encoding Fe3+ hydroxamate ABC transporter substrate-binding protein — protein MFKRTLYCSNCNREVQDGEEIYAKVKAPKNTIMVEIKAYLKRK, from the coding sequence ATGTTCAAACGCACGTTATATTGTTCTAATTGCAATCGAGAAGTTCAGGACGGAGAAGAAATCTATGCGAAGGTGAAGGCTCCGAAGAACACGATTATGGTCGAAATTAAAGCCTATCTGAAAAGAAAGTAA
- a CDS encoding immunoglobulin-like domain-containing protein has translation MNELILKIENTGTTTVGFGEPLYIEKLTSGTWYQIPYRNLAFADISLGIEPNSDYEQAVPLEHLDYQLTEGNYRIIKVFNVNEDESVLGAEFEIKE, from the coding sequence GTGAATGAACTAATTTTAAAAATAGAGAATACTGGCACAACAACTGTTGGTTTTGGAGAACCTCTCTATATAGAAAAGTTAACAAGTGGAACGTGGTATCAAATTCCGTATAGAAATCTCGCATTCGCAGACATTAGCTTAGGAATAGAACCTAATTCGGATTATGAACAGGCAGTACCGCTTGAACATTTGGACTATCAATTGACAGAAGGAAACTATCGAATCATTAAAGTCTTCAATGTAAACGAAGACGAATCTGTTCTTGGAGCTGAATTTGAAATTAAGGAATAA
- a CDS encoding HXXEE domain-containing protein, producing MEQWLNVQTLIWLFPIVFVLHDLEEIIMVERWMDKNSDVIHEKLSKKIANKVIKQFSMSTAQFSVAVLVIFVFVSSSTYMASQYITHGPLGNIYLFTIMIMVFFLHVFTHIGQSILLQSITPGVITSIVIVFPYSIILFNSLFESQVITWNTIYVSLPFIVLIFPVLFFAHWIGKKVI from the coding sequence ATGGAACAATGGCTTAATGTCCAAACACTTATTTGGCTATTTCCAATTGTATTTGTTCTTCATGATTTGGAAGAAATTATCATGGTTGAAAGGTGGATGGATAAGAATTCAGATGTTATTCATGAAAAGTTGTCAAAAAAAATTGCCAATAAGGTTATCAAACAATTTTCAATGTCAACAGCACAATTCTCGGTAGCTGTATTAGTTATTTTTGTATTTGTCAGCAGTTCAACTTATATGGCAAGTCAATATATTACTCATGGTCCACTCGGCAATATTTATCTATTTACAATTATGATAATGGTTTTCTTTCTACATGTATTTACCCATATCGGTCAGTCTATTCTTCTTCAGTCTATTACACCTGGTGTCATAACATCAATAGTTATTGTTTTTCCTTACAGCATAATATTGTTTAATTCCTTATTTGAAAGTCAAGTTATAACTTGGAATACTATATATGTCAGCCTACCTTTTATTGTTTTAATCTTTCCCGTTTTGTTTTTTGCTCATTGGATAGGAAAAAAGGTGATATAA
- a CDS encoding SDR family NAD(P)-dependent oxidoreductase produces MARLDGKVAIITGAAGGMGLTMAQTFAEEGAKVVAADIQFELLQEGVNEINAKGGDALALKLDVSSPDEWISAIDETVKKYGKIDVLVNNAAIQIGKSVKEATLEEWNKVLAINATSVFLGMQTVIPKMQENGKGSIINMSSIGAIVGGAPDGYDVAYSASKGAVRSMTKHAAKVLAKDNIRVNSVHPGVISTPMVESSLKDNPELRETIEANFPLPPHLGNPKDLAYMVLFLASEESKFATGSEFVVDGGATTTK; encoded by the coding sequence ATGGCTAGATTAGATGGTAAGGTAGCAATTATTACAGGTGCTGCAGGTGGAATGGGTTTAACTATGGCCCAAACGTTTGCTGAAGAAGGAGCAAAGGTAGTAGCGGCAGACATACAATTTGAACTTCTACAAGAAGGAGTAAATGAAATTAATGCTAAGGGCGGGGATGCACTTGCTTTAAAACTAGATGTGTCTTCTCCTGATGAATGGATAAGTGCTATTGATGAGACTGTTAAAAAATACGGTAAGATCGATGTGTTAGTAAATAATGCTGCTATTCAGATAGGAAAAAGTGTTAAGGAAGCAACACTAGAAGAATGGAATAAAGTTTTGGCAATAAACGCAACTAGTGTATTTTTAGGTATGCAAACTGTTATTCCTAAAATGCAGGAGAACGGTAAGGGATCAATCATTAACATGTCATCAATCGGTGCCATTGTTGGTGGAGCTCCTGATGGGTATGATGTAGCCTACAGTGCTTCTAAAGGTGCTGTTCGGTCTATGACAAAGCATGCTGCAAAAGTACTGGCAAAAGATAATATTCGTGTGAACTCTGTACATCCAGGTGTAATTAGTACCCCGATGGTAGAAAGCTCGTTGAAAGATAATCCTGAATTGAGAGAAACAATAGAAGCCAATTTCCCGCTTCCACCGCATCTAGGTAATCCTAAAGACCTTGCATATATGGTGTTGTTTTTAGCATCTGAGGAGTCTAAGTTTGCTACAGGAAGTGAATTTGTAGTAGATGGAGGAGCCACCACAACAAAGTAA
- a CDS encoding IS3 family transposase (programmed frameshift): protein MVKFSSKEKLQAVKRYLDGGESGLDIARSIGVHHSNLHQWIKQYELFGENVFRKNYTTYSVEYKLDVLSYMNVQGTSIRETAAIFNIPSPETLRKWKVAYETKGADALNAKKKGRPSMKNEDQNVRKKPIPTKDSIEDLQSELEYLRAENAYLKKLQFLSSGERKIKTKEKALVVNELRKEFALDILLHIAEIKRSTFYYWIKKSANPDPDIELKTLIQSIYDEHKGRYGYRRIRDELRNRGYQVNHKKVQRIMKELGLVSLVRIKKYRSYKGKVGKIAPNILERNFTAEKPNEKWVTDITEFKLFGEKLYLSPILDLFNGEIITYTIGSRPTYSLVSDMLNQSFERLTGDENLIIHSDQGWHYQMKQYRHALKEQGITQSMSRKGNCYDNAVIENFFGIMKSEFLYLSEFKSIDHFKQELKKYMDYYNNKRIKAKLKGMSPIQYRTHAHQAA from the exons ATGGTTAAATTTTCTTCTAAAGAAAAACTACAAGCAGTAAAGCGATATTTAGATGGAGGCGAAAGTGGTTTAGATATTGCTCGGTCTATTGGTGTACATCATAGTAACCTTCACCAGTGGATTAAACAGTATGAACTTTTTGGTGAGAATGTATTTCGAAAAAACTATACAACCTACTCTGTAGAGTATAAACTAGACGTACTTAGCTACATGAACGTACAAGGGACGTCTATCAGGGAAACGGCGGCAATTTTTAATATTCCATCTCCTGAAACACTTCGAAAATGGAAAGTTGCCTACGAAACAAAAGGAGCAGATGCCCTAAATGCGAAGAAAAAGGGGCGTCCTTCTATGAAAAATGAAGACCAGAATGTACGAAAGAAACCTATACCTACAAAAGATTCTATTGAGGATTTACAGTCGGAATTAGAGTATTTACGAGCGGAGAATGCATATCTAAAAAAGCTCCAAT TCCTTAGTTCAGGAGAGAGAAAAATCAAAACTAAAGAAAAAGCGTTAGTAGTTAATGAACTGAGGAAAGAATTTGCATTAGATATCCTTCTCCATATAGCTGAGATAAAGAGGAGTACTTTTTATTACTGGATTAAGAAATCTGCAAATCCAGATCCAGATATTGAACTTAAAACGTTAATTCAATCTATTTATGATGAACATAAGGGACGTTATGGATATCGACGTATTCGTGATGAACTAAGAAACCGTGGATATCAAGTAAACCATAAGAAAGTCCAACGAATTATGAAGGAATTAGGATTAGTTTCTCTCGTAAGAATAAAGAAATATCGTTCCTATAAAGGAAAAGTGGGTAAAATAGCCCCGAATATTTTAGAGCGTAATTTTACTGCTGAAAAACCTAATGAGAAGTGGGTAACTGACATTACAGAATTTAAACTATTTGGAGAGAAACTCTATCTATCTCCAATTCTAGATTTATTTAATGGTGAAATCATCACATATACCATTGGTTCCAGACCAACTTACTCCCTTGTTTCAGATATGTTAAACCAGTCATTTGAACGCTTAACAGGCGATGAGAACCTAATCATCCACTCTGATCAAGGCTGGCATTACCAAATGAAACAATATCGTCACGCCTTAAAAGAACAAGGCATTACACAAAGCATGTCCCGTAAGGGCAACTGTTACGACAATGCCGTAATCGAGAATTTCTTTGGAATTATGAAGTCTGAGTTTCTTTATTTAAGTGAATTTAAGAGTATTGATCATTTTAAACAAGAACTTAAAAAATATATGGATTACTATAATAATAAACGGATTAAGGCAAAACTAAAGGGCATGAGCCCGATACAATATCGAACCCATGCCCATCAAGCTGCCTAA
- a CDS encoding IS110 family transposase has product MDVIIERACGMDVHKDNITACIITPEGKEIETFSTKTLFLIQLVDWVKKHRCTHVAMESTSVYWKPIVNLLEAEDVEFLVVNAQHIKSVPGRKTDVKDAEWIAKLLRHGLLRASFIPDRNQRELRELVRYRRSIIEERARQHNRIQKVLEGANIKLGSVVSDIMGVSARDMLHAIADGENDPEKLANFARRTMRMKKDELKLALQGYISDHQRLMIKTILTHIDFLTEQIDMLDQEVANRVSIYQEDVECLDSIPGIATRMAEQMLAELGTDIKNQFPSASQMCSWAGLVPGNNESAGKRKSSKTKNGNKYLKSALIEAAHSVRGSKNYLGALYRRTAARKGKKRAGIVVAHAILRISYYLLTRKEMYVDLGEDYFDKQKQQSIVRHSLRRLESLGYTVSIVEPEAS; this is encoded by the coding sequence ATGGATGTAATCATTGAAAGAGCCTGTGGTATGGATGTCCATAAGGACAACATTACTGCATGTATCATCACTCCAGAAGGAAAGGAGATTGAAACATTTTCAACTAAAACGTTATTCCTGATTCAGTTGGTTGACTGGGTTAAGAAGCATAGGTGTACCCATGTGGCAATGGAAAGTACAAGTGTCTACTGGAAACCTATTGTCAACTTACTAGAAGCAGAAGACGTTGAGTTTCTAGTTGTGAATGCCCAACATATTAAATCTGTCCCTGGACGTAAAACTGATGTGAAAGATGCCGAATGGATTGCCAAACTACTTCGTCACGGATTACTCAGAGCTAGTTTCATCCCAGACAGAAATCAACGAGAGTTGCGTGAACTTGTTCGTTATCGTCGAAGTATCATTGAAGAGCGCGCTAGACAACATAATCGGATTCAAAAAGTATTGGAAGGAGCAAATATAAAGCTTGGCTCTGTTGTTTCCGATATTATGGGAGTATCAGCTCGTGATATGCTTCATGCCATCGCCGATGGCGAAAATGATCCTGAAAAACTAGCAAACTTTGCGAGACGAACTATGAGAATGAAAAAGGACGAACTTAAACTCGCACTTCAAGGTTATATTAGTGATCATCAACGACTGATGATTAAGACTATATTAACTCATATTGACTTCCTAACGGAACAAATCGATATGTTAGATCAAGAGGTAGCCAATAGGGTGAGTATCTATCAAGAAGATGTAGAGTGTTTAGATTCCATTCCAGGCATTGCGACAAGAATGGCTGAACAAATGCTTGCAGAACTTGGAACAGATATTAAGAACCAATTTCCTAGCGCATCTCAAATGTGCTCATGGGCAGGATTAGTTCCTGGAAATAACGAAAGTGCTGGAAAACGGAAATCTTCAAAAACTAAAAATGGAAACAAATACTTGAAATCAGCTTTAATTGAAGCAGCCCATTCTGTAAGAGGATCTAAAAACTATCTTGGCGCACTTTATCGGCGAACTGCTGCACGAAAAGGTAAAAAACGTGCAGGAATCGTAGTTGCACATGCCATTCTACGTATCTCTTATTATTTACTAACGCGTAAAGAAATGTACGTAGACTTAGGTGAAGATTACTTTGATAAACAAAAACAACAATCAATTGTTCGGCATTCACTTCGAAGACTGGAAAGTCTAGGATACACAGTTTCAATTGTGGAACCAGAAGCGTCTTAA
- a CDS encoding ArsR/SmtB family transcription factor, whose product MKKVDIDTKVKFLHGFSNKTRIQILESIKEEEKTVSQIVDDLNGNQSNISQHLACLKGCGLIVGRQDGKYVYYRVRNQLVRDLLTMFDVVLEDVENNIACCENHID is encoded by the coding sequence ATGAAAAAAGTTGATATTGATACAAAGGTGAAGTTCTTGCATGGCTTTTCAAATAAAACGAGAATTCAAATACTCGAAAGTATTAAAGAAGAGGAAAAAACAGTATCCCAAATTGTTGATGACCTAAACGGCAATCAATCAAACATATCGCAGCATCTGGCGTGCTTAAAAGGCTGTGGGCTTATTGTAGGGAGACAAGATGGCAAATATGTATATTACCGTGTGCGTAATCAACTGGTACGTGATTTATTAACCATGTTCGATGTAGTGCTTGAAGATGTTGAAAATAATATTGCTTGTTGTGAAAACCATATAGATTAA
- a CDS encoding MFS transporter: MGNMIKKQASEKLLIIMMLTVTFSSMSILLFNFVLPLISEEFQLTNSQVSWVTSAYTLIYGIGTATYGKLADRYKLKNLLTFGLILFSFASLLGFFSTSYWLLLVARCLQAAGAATIPATATLIPIRYFPIEQRGTAMGTVFVGTALGSALGPVISALVVSVVDWRWLFCIPLFLLLTLPFFLKYLGDERGADTSLDWLGGALLALTVAQVLLGVTNGAGWFIGGIVASILFIIRIHSTKHPFVQPKLFKDKKYSTYLVLAFLITGIGYSLFFLTPLFLADVQKLPASLIGFAMVPAAVTSAILNRQGGKLADSKGTPNLFFLASSLLIVCFFLLSTLIGSNALYMALFLIFGNVGQSFMMIVMSKSISTTLPKEHAGVGMGLLMMQNFISGSIAMGIYGRAVDIEASSSWNPFLQSSNGTIYSNIFLVLGILHVVILIVYKLKVHKKYKILND, from the coding sequence ATGGGAAACATGATAAAAAAGCAAGCGAGTGAAAAGTTATTAATTATTATGATGCTTACGGTTACTTTTTCGTCTATGAGTATATTACTCTTCAATTTTGTACTTCCCCTCATTAGCGAAGAATTTCAGCTCACAAACTCTCAAGTAAGCTGGGTTACTTCGGCCTATACCCTTATATATGGGATTGGAACAGCGACTTATGGAAAATTAGCAGATCGGTATAAACTGAAAAATTTATTAACCTTTGGTTTAATTCTTTTTAGCTTTGCGTCATTACTAGGTTTCTTTTCTACATCTTATTGGCTTTTGCTTGTTGCGAGATGTTTACAAGCAGCTGGCGCGGCGACGATTCCGGCAACAGCGACACTTATTCCGATACGATATTTTCCTATTGAACAAAGAGGTACAGCGATGGGAACGGTTTTTGTAGGAACCGCTTTAGGTAGTGCACTTGGACCTGTTATTTCTGCATTAGTTGTCAGTGTTGTGGATTGGCGTTGGCTTTTCTGTATCCCTCTATTCCTTCTTTTGACGTTGCCATTTTTCTTGAAATATTTAGGAGATGAGCGAGGAGCTGATACGAGTCTTGATTGGTTAGGCGGAGCATTACTAGCCTTAACAGTTGCCCAAGTTTTATTAGGTGTAACGAACGGCGCAGGTTGGTTTATTGGGGGGATTGTTGCTTCGATTTTATTCATCATTCGAATTCACTCTACGAAGCATCCTTTTGTTCAACCCAAGTTATTTAAGGACAAAAAATATTCAACTTATTTAGTGTTAGCGTTTTTAATAACAGGAATTGGTTATTCACTATTTTTTCTTACACCTTTATTTCTAGCAGATGTACAAAAACTCCCTGCAAGCTTGATTGGATTCGCGATGGTACCCGCTGCTGTTACATCGGCTATATTGAATAGACAAGGTGGAAAGCTTGCGGATTCAAAAGGCACACCCAATTTATTCTTTCTTGCATCAAGTTTATTAATAGTATGCTTTTTCCTGCTTTCAACTTTAATTGGTTCGAATGCTTTGTACATGGCGCTATTTCTAATCTTCGGCAATGTCGGCCAATCGTTTATGATGATTGTCATGTCTAAATCGATCTCTACAACATTGCCAAAGGAGCATGCAGGTGTTGGAATGGGCCTGCTAATGATGCAAAATTTCATTTCAGGCTCTATTGCAATGGGGATATACGGGAGAGCCGTTGATATTGAAGCAAGTAGTTCGTGGAATCCATTTCTTCAGTCATCGAATGGTACTATATACAGTAACATTTTCCTTGTATTGGGAATCTTACATGTTGTTATTTTGATTGTTTACAAGTTAAAGGTGCATAAAAAATATAAAATCCTTAATGATTAA
- a CDS encoding YnfA family protein, whose amino-acid sequence MFYAIVLFIVAGIAEIGGGYLIWLWLREGKPFYWGIVGGIALALYGVVATFQTFPSFGRVYAAYGGVFVVLSVLWGWGIDRKTPDLYDWVGAGICLIGVSVILFAPRH is encoded by the coding sequence ATTTTTTATGCAATCGTATTATTTATAGTTGCAGGTATTGCCGAGATTGGTGGAGGCTATCTAATCTGGTTATGGTTAAGAGAAGGAAAACCATTTTATTGGGGAATAGTTGGTGGAATAGCATTAGCCCTATATGGTGTGGTTGCTACATTTCAAACCTTTCCATCATTCGGGAGAGTTTATGCTGCATACGGTGGAGTATTTGTAGTTCTTTCTGTTTTATGGGGATGGGGAATTGATAGGAAAACACCTGATTTATATGATTGGGTAGGTGCGGGCATCTGCTTAATTGGTGTATCCGTAATATTGTTTGCACCACGCCATTAA
- a CDS encoding TetR/AcrR family transcriptional regulator, producing the protein MNDPNRQMRKKQLTKKLLKNAFIDLILENNDVHSITISEITDRADFNRGTFYIHYQDKIDLLEELYQDAIEGIHQSIKKPYRNKGKVILNGVIPSNKLIFEHIEKHKKLFKALDLIEDNPDIYKRLELFLWNLFSKEIYIERETDAQETKYDIFLSFQVHATVGVIKYWIKKDFIFSTSVMSEQLTSFYSDKVIAMNFNNQNLD; encoded by the coding sequence TTGAATGATCCAAATCGACAAATGAGAAAGAAACAATTAACAAAGAAGTTACTAAAAAATGCTTTTATAGATCTTATTTTAGAAAATAATGATGTGCATTCTATCACAATTAGCGAGATTACTGATCGAGCTGATTTTAATAGAGGTACTTTCTATATCCATTACCAAGATAAAATCGATCTCCTGGAAGAGTTATACCAAGATGCTATCGAAGGCATACATCAGTCTATTAAAAAACCATACAGAAATAAGGGCAAGGTGATTTTAAATGGGGTTATTCCTTCTAATAAGCTCATATTTGAGCATATAGAAAAGCATAAAAAGTTGTTTAAAGCTCTAGATCTTATAGAGGACAATCCAGATATATATAAACGGCTCGAACTATTTTTATGGAATTTATTTAGTAAAGAAATTTATATTGAACGAGAAACTGACGCTCAGGAAACAAAGTATGATATCTTTCTTAGCTTTCAAGTCCACGCTACGGTTGGTGTTATAAAGTATTGGATTAAAAAGGATTTTATTTTCTCTACAAGTGTTATGAGCGAACAATTAACATCTTTCTATTCGGATAAAGTAATTGCGATGAATTTCAACAATCAAAACCTTGATTGA
- a CDS encoding GNAT family N-acetyltransferase: protein MTGFLVGYVEQWGDRSNFYINEICVLTNVQTNGIGTSLLKYLRDILTQKNVETAYLSTERGEGKPEVFFRKNGYVTNESRVLLTMTISEF, encoded by the coding sequence ATGACTGGTTTTTTAGTTGGTTATGTAGAACAATGGGGGGATAGATCAAACTTTTACATAAATGAAATCTGCGTATTAACTAATGTTCAAACTAATGGAATTGGTACGAGTTTATTAAAATATTTAAGAGATATCCTTACACAGAAAAACGTTGAAACGGCATATTTATCAACTGAGAGAGGCGAAGGTAAACCAGAGGTGTTTTTTAGAAAGAATGGATATGTAACAAATGAATCCAGAGTTTTATTGACAATGACCATTTCTGAATTTTAG
- a CDS encoding CPBP family intramembrane glutamic endopeptidase, translating to MDSVPRAITSAVIKIVIWVIPVILLVKIMEKIDPSTYLGLRHNFRKGLKWTGWVSLAFISYFVVLNIIVLENDIDFQIGFEEWLNTILLVGITEEIVFRGFLLRKFMDSYRFWIANTITSLLFVSIHFPIWFYKGLFEFPYILRSIITVFGLGIIFGFVYKKSNFLWSVIIIHSLYNLLVSLFY from the coding sequence ATGGATTCTGTTCCAAGAGCTATAACGTCAGCCGTTATTAAAATAGTTATTTGGGTCATTCCAGTTATATTATTAGTTAAAATTATGGAAAAAATTGACCCGTCTACCTATTTAGGACTACGTCATAACTTTAGAAAAGGTTTAAAATGGACAGGTTGGGTATCCTTAGCCTTTATATCTTATTTTGTAGTTTTAAATATCATTGTTTTAGAGAATGATATTGATTTTCAAATAGGGTTTGAAGAATGGCTTAATACTATTCTATTAGTTGGAATAACCGAGGAAATTGTTTTTAGGGGTTTTTTATTAAGAAAATTTATGGATTCTTATAGATTTTGGATAGCAAATACAATTACATCTTTACTCTTTGTATCAATTCATTTTCCTATTTGGTTTTATAAAGGGCTTTTTGAATTCCCTTATATTTTACGTTCCATAATAACAGTTTTTGGTTTGGGTATTATATTTGGGTTTGTATATAAGAAAAGTAACTTTCTTTGGTCAGTAATTATAATTCATTCTTTGTATAATTTGTTAGTGTCGCTCTTCTACTAA
- a CDS encoding SDR family NAD(P)-dependent oxidoreductase, with protein sequence MGLLDGKVAIITGGAKGMGEFHTRKLAEEGAKVVIGDLDAENGEKVARDIGEDKAIFVELVVTNPNSWDTVVQKTKDTFGTIDILVNNAGLAGAITGLLDIEEGLYKKIIDINQNGIFYGMRAVLPTMVENNRGSIINISSLAGLRHDITVNPAYTASKFAVRGLTKQAAYEFADKNIRINAVLPGAILTPMAEATLTKEQIDDVSQNLLPMKRFADPKEVSEVVAFLASDKASYVSGADYVVDGARATINK encoded by the coding sequence ATGGGACTATTAGACGGAAAAGTAGCGATTATTACTGGCGGGGCGAAAGGTATGGGGGAATTTCATACAAGAAAGCTTGCTGAAGAAGGTGCAAAAGTTGTAATCGGAGATCTTGATGCAGAAAATGGAGAAAAAGTAGCAAGAGACATCGGGGAAGATAAGGCTATTTTTGTAGAGTTAGTTGTTACAAATCCTAATAGTTGGGACACGGTAGTACAAAAGACTAAAGATACATTTGGTACTATTGATATTTTAGTGAATAATGCAGGACTTGCAGGTGCGATAACTGGACTTTTAGATATAGAAGAAGGCTTGTATAAAAAAATAATTGATATTAATCAGAACGGAATATTTTATGGCATGAGAGCAGTCTTACCTACAATGGTTGAAAATAATAGAGGGTCTATTATTAATATTTCTTCACTTGCTGGATTGAGACATGATATTACAGTTAATCCAGCTTATACTGCTTCAAAATTTGCAGTCAGAGGTCTTACAAAACAAGCAGCATATGAATTTGCTGATAAAAATATTAGAATCAATGCTGTTCTTCCAGGAGCAATACTCACGCCAATGGCTGAAGCTACACTAACTAAAGAGCAGATTGATGACGTATCTCAAAATCTTCTTCCAATGAAACGTTTTGCAGATCCAAAAGAAGTTTCCGAAGTAGTTGCATTTTTAGCATCTGATAAAGCTAGTTATGTAAGTGGAGCAGACTATGTAGTTGATGGAGCAAGAGCTACAATAAATAAATAG
- a CDS encoding NADPH-dependent F420 reductase, with the protein MRFGIIGAGPIGTIISKKLVKNGHDVKIADAREIERLEGKEIAGIPVSVEDVITNIDVLIISIPLHVMPSIRNIVDKAGEEIIIVDTSNYYPFRDNKIEEIENGMVESVWVSNQLGRPIIKAFSNLLAYTLENKGTPEGTSGRIAMTIAGNDLSQKHIIMDLVNELGFDAVDSGSLTDSWRQQPGTPAYCTELTKEELTKALKKADAEKATFLRDKVIEKFSAGLSHKDIVNLNRETYNS; encoded by the coding sequence ATGAGATTTGGAATTATAGGTGCAGGACCAATAGGTACAATTATTTCTAAAAAATTAGTTAAAAATGGACATGATGTTAAAATTGCAGATGCTCGAGAAATTGAACGTTTAGAAGGAAAAGAGATTGCTGGAATACCTGTGAGTGTAGAAGATGTAATAACAAATATTGATGTTCTTATAATATCTATCCCTCTTCATGTAATGCCAAGCATTCGCAACATTGTAGATAAAGCTGGGGAGGAAATAATCATTGTAGACACTTCTAATTATTATCCTTTTAGAGACAATAAAATTGAAGAAATTGAGAACGGAATGGTTGAAAGCGTTTGGGTTTCAAATCAATTAGGTAGACCTATCATTAAAGCCTTCAGCAATCTATTAGCTTATACTTTAGAAAATAAAGGAACCCCCGAAGGGACTAGTGGTCGCATTGCCATGACAATTGCTGGTAATGACCTATCACAAAAACATATAATCATGGACCTAGTAAATGAGCTAGGCTTCGATGCAGTGGATAGTGGTTCTTTAACTGATTCTTGGAGACAACAGCCAGGAACTCCTGCATATTGCACAGAACTAACAAAAGAAGAACTAACTAAAGCATTGAAAAAGGCAGATGCAGAAAAAGCCACATTCCTACGGGACAAGGTAATAGAGAAATTTTCAGCTGGATTGTCACATAAAGATATTGTGAATCTAAACAGAGAAACATATAATTCATAA
- a CDS encoding TetR/AcrR family transcriptional regulator: MTSNRKQYTTEKIITAAIDLFSKNGYNGVTTEEIAKEAGFSEKTLFRHFQSKQNLLEQAIDRYHYAEEMRAIFDSKLTWNLMEDLLLISQNYHRIMHRNRKMLRIIMKVGENIPGLHEYSHRHPHALKEFLTNYFAEMKNRKKLVPFDPEKIAITFLYMNYGLAHGRMNEDPAFTDERFAKLIEESVALFTRGLTP; the protein is encoded by the coding sequence ATGACTTCAAACCGAAAACAGTATACAACAGAAAAAATCATTACTGCCGCGATAGACCTTTTTTCTAAAAATGGATATAACGGGGTTACAACAGAGGAAATTGCAAAGGAAGCTGGCTTCAGTGAAAAAACGCTATTTAGACATTTTCAAAGTAAGCAAAACTTATTAGAGCAAGCAATTGACCGATATCATTATGCTGAGGAAATGCGTGCCATTTTTGATAGTAAGCTCACCTGGAACCTCATGGAAGATTTACTGTTAATTAGCCAGAATTATCATAGAATCATGCATCGGAACCGAAAAATGCTCCGAATCATTATGAAAGTAGGGGAAAATATTCCTGGCTTGCACGAGTATTCACACAGACACCCTCATGCATTAAAAGAATTTTTAACTAACTATTTTGCAGAAATGAAAAATAGAAAAAAATTGGTCCCCTTTGATCCGGAGAAAATTGCGATTACCTTTCTCTATATGAATTATGGATTAGCACATGGAAGAATGAACGAAGACCCTGCGTTTACTGATGAAAGATTCGCGAAATTAATTGAAGAAAGTGTTGCGTTATTTACTAGGGGATTAACTCCCTAG